One region of Thunnus albacares chromosome 20, fThuAlb1.1, whole genome shotgun sequence genomic DNA includes:
- the LOC122970969 gene encoding PI-PLC X domain-containing protein 1-like, translated as MGCALGLMWRLRLPLLSTCTTVLKDINDWAERNPKEILILAFSNFRGSGKKIEEHLHNHLINFIKTLFGDKRFLRKVSLYVA; from the exons ATGGGCTGTGCACTCGGACTGATGTGGAGGTTAAGACTGCCTCTTCTCAGcacttgtaca ACTGTTCTTAAGGACATAAATGACTGGGCAGAGAGGAACCCCAAAGAGATCCTCATCCTGGCTTTCTCCAACTTCAGAGGGTCTGGCAAAAAGATTGAAGAGCACCTCCACAACCATCTCATTAACTTCATCAAGACCTTGTTTGGAGACAAACGCTTTCTCAGAAAG GTTTCTTTGTATGTGGCTTGA